A section of the Telopea speciosissima isolate NSW1024214 ecotype Mountain lineage chromosome 3, Tspe_v1, whole genome shotgun sequence genome encodes:
- the LOC122655812 gene encoding probable CoA ligase CCL5, with translation MEVLAESGFCPSTGIYHSKWVSPLLPHNPCLSLPSFLLSPLPPQILCKPAFIDSTTGRSVTYGEFRSLIVAAACTLRTLGVKKGDVVLVVSPNFLHFPLLVLGVMYLGAIFSTANPLHTRPELESQIQDSKPILILTTQELKPKLDGLISGPLLMTQSFIDDVLNHSSHHPYSCESLNVSIRQQDTAALMYSSGTTGKSKAVVCSHGNLIAMSCLLRHVWDAKGEACNDVYMCVVPLFHMFGLSMFVCGVLAVRSTAVILKKYSIEEMLVAVEEYRVTRLPVVPPIVVQLVRLSYGTKLIELGSLKELICSGAPLGKDYMDRFSKCYPHIILSQCYGLTETNGPITLCNGVSGRLHVSIGRLIPCVEAKIVDVQTGKPLPPLKYGELHLRGPPIMQGYLKNEEATSLTIDEEGWLHTGDLCFIDQCGLVYILDRIKELIKYKAFQVAPAELEEILLSHPEINDAAVIPYPDEEAGEIPMACVVRREASKVREAEIINFIASKVAHYKRVRKVVFVESIPRSPSGKILRRQLRALSDHQRLEISSRL, from the exons ATGGAAGTGTTAGCAGAGAGTGGCTTCTGCCCATCAACAGGAATCTACCATAGCAAATGggtttctcctctccttcctcatAATCCATGTCTTTCCCTTCCATCCTTCCTCCTCTCACCACTCCCTCCTCAAATTCTCTGCAAACCTGCTTTCATAGACTCCACCACCGGCAGATCGGTGACTTACGGTGAGTTCCGGTCACTTATAGTCGCCGCTGCATGCACCTTACGTACACTAGGTGTGAAGAAAGGTGATGTAGTTCTTGTTGTCTCACCCAACTTCCTACATTTCCCTTTACTTGTCTTAGGGGTCATGTACCTTGGTGCCATTTTCAGCACAGCCAACCCTTTACACACTAGGCCTGAATTAGAATCTCAAATCCAAGATTCTAAGCCCATTTTAATCCTCACTACCCAAGAACTCAAACCAAAGCTTGATGGGCTCATTTCTGGGCCTCTTCTTATGACTCAATCCTTCATAGATGATGTGTTAAATCATTCATCACATCACCCATATTCATGCGAATCACTGAACGTGTCGATTCGTCAACAGGACACTGCGGCACTCATGTACTCGTCGGGAACGACAGGAAAGAGTAAGGCTGTTGTGTGTTCTCATGGTAACTTAATAGCCATGAGTTGTTTACTAAGGCATGTGTGGGATGCTAAGGGTGAAGCTTGTAATGATGTTTATATGTGTGTGGTGCCTTTGTTCCATATGTTTGGGTTGTCTATGTTTGTGTGTGGGGTCTTGGCGGTAAGATCCACGGCCGTGATCTTAAAGAAGTATTCGATCGAGGAGATGttggtggcggtggaggagtACCGGGTTACTAGGTTGCCGGTGGTGCCGCCGATCGTGGTTCAGCTGGTGAGATTGAGCTATGGAACTAAGTTGATAGAGTTGGGTTCTCTAAAGGAGTTGATATGTTCAGGGGCTCCCTTGGGCAAGGATTATATGGACCGTTTTAGCAAGTGTTATCCCCACATCATACTATCTCAG TGCTATGGATTAACAGAAACAAATGGCCCCATTACACTATGCAATGGGGTTAGTGGTAGGCTTCATGTTTCAATCGGCCGGCTAATCCCCTGTGTGGAAGCTAAGATTGTTGATGTTCAGACAGGGAAGCCCCTTCCACCTCTCAAGTATGGAGAGCTTCATCTGAGAGGACCTCCTATTATGCAAG gttacttgaagaatgaagaagcaACATCCCTCACTATTGATGAGGAAGGGTGGCTACACACAGGTGACCTATGCTTCATTGACCAATGTGGGCTTGTTTACATATTGGACAGAATCAAGGAACTCATCAAGTACAAAGCTTTTCAG GTTGCTCCTGCTGAGCTTGAGGAGATCTTGTTAAGCCACCCTGAAATCAATGATGCAGCTGTGATACC GTACCCGGATGAAGAAGCAGGGGAGATTCCAATGGCTTGTGTGGTGAGAAGGGAAGCAAGCAAAGTCAGGGAAGCAGAGATTATCAATTTCATTGCTAGTAAG GTGGCTCATTATAAGAGGGTAAGGAAGGTAGTTTTTGTGGAGTCTATTCCAAGATCACCTTCAGGAAAGATTCTCAGGAGACAACTTAGGGCACTGAGTGACCATCAGCGGTTGGAAATCTCCTCCAGATTATGA
- the LOC122655815 gene encoding uncharacterized protein LOC122655815, which translates to MENQQQSWKLKFSFRNATILVCSFNLVTFLLLLQGFLAGISLSSRRLSPDQLDAVKLRYVKESEELRRAMEPLDLIKRVREIEQETYVEPEAVKPKATKQTAAVDLSKRLTNFRPINDANSLRALEEWRKRKMERARQRELEKNGTVIAQA; encoded by the exons ATGGAAAACCAGCAGCAATCATGGAAGTTGAAATTCTCGTTCAGGAACGCGACCATCCTCGTATGTTCTTTCAACCTTgtcacttttcttctcttgcttcAAGGCTTCCTCGctggtatctctctctcctccagaAGACTTAGTCCCGATCAACTCGATGCAg TGAAACTGAGATATGTTAAGGAATCTGAAGAACTGCGCCGTGCTATGGAGCCCTTGGATCTGATTAAAAGA GTAAGGGAAATCGAACAAGAAACATATGTAGAACCAGAGGCAGTGAAACCAAAAGCCACTAAACAGACTGCTGCAGTTGATCTATCAAAGAGGTTGACGAACTTTCGACCTATTAATGATGCTAATAGCCTGAGAG CTCTTGAGGAATGGCGTAAGCGGAAGATGGAAAGAGCCAGGCAAAGAGAACTTGAGAAAAATGGAACAGTCATTGCTCAAGCATAA